From the genome of Biomphalaria glabrata chromosome 17, xgBioGlab47.1, whole genome shotgun sequence, one region includes:
- the LOC106070892 gene encoding heterogeneous nuclear ribonucleoprotein U-like protein 1 has translation MYTRARAAQIQVVLDRYNSDLNMCITPNGLSAYNLNSPKGFRLLWAGARATHGVCQGRVMFEVKITESLQSKTDIGFSEPHPSVVRVGWSEDSPSFSLGEGGESFGYGGLGKLSYRNTFRDYGAEFGLGDVITALLDLDSSPGTIAFMKNGLHLGTAYTLSKSGKEVKALFPHVSCKNAKFEVNFGQNSDWAPKPSSYNFIDHLPSEMRIKGLEPSPLPYEVIMLVGLPGSGKTTWALQKQESEPNKRYNILGTDRLIDQFRVMGVARHSGYSDRFDLFFSMANECLNELMSIAIRHPRNYIIDQTNLYPSARFRKMKPFSNFRRIAVVIQPEIGELERRSKKRTQDTGKSVPANDIRKMKANYILPEDRDNIFQQIQYVGLDKENAQKLVIRYNQQSIG, from the coding sequence ATGTATACAAGAGCAAGAGCTGCACAAATTCAAGTCGTCCTTGACCGGTACAACTCTGACCTCAACATGTGCATAACACCGAACGGACTGTCAGCCTACAATCTCAACTCTCCCAAAGGATTCCGGCTACTATGGGCCGGCGCCAGAGCAACGCATGGTGTGTGCCAAGGAAGAGTGATGTTTGAAGTCAAGATCACTGAGTCTTTGCAGAGCAAAACCGACATCGGCTTCAGTGAACCCCATCCCAGCGTTGTCAGGGTGGGCTGGTCAGAAGACAGTCCGTCCTTCTCCCTGGGCGAGGGCGGCGAGTCGTTCGGTTATGGTGGACTCGGCAAACTCAGCTACCGTAACACGTTTAGGGACTACGGGGCAGAATTCGGACTTGGTGACGTCATCACAGCGCTGCTCGACCTGGACAGTAGTCCCGGAACTATTGCTTTCATGAAAAACGGACTCCACCTTGGTACGGCTTACACGCTGTCAAAGTCTGGAAAGGAAGTTAAAGCTTTGTTTCCACACGTATCTTGCAAAAACGCCAAATTTGAGGTCAACTTTGGCCAGAATAGCGATTGGGCACCAAAGCCGAGTTCTTACAATTTCATCGACCATTTACCCTCGGAAATGAGAATAAAGGGGCTCGAACCTTCGCCGCTCCCGTATGAAGTAATCATGCTTGTAGGTCTTCCCGGTTCTGGTAAGACGACATGGGCGTTGCAGAAACAGGAGTCGGAGCCGAACAAACGCTACAACATTTTGGGCACGGATCGCCTAATAGACCAATTCAGAGTCATGGGCGTCGCCAGACACTCGGGCTACTCCGATAGGTTCGATCTCTTTTTTAGCATGGCCAATGAATGTCTAAATGAACTAATGAGCATTGCAATCAGACACCCGAGAAACTACATCATTGACCAGACGAACCTATACCCAAGCGCTAGATTTAGAAAAATGAAACCGTTTTCCAACTTCCGGCGAATAGCGGTGGTCATTCAACCGGAAATCGGTGAACTGGAAAGAAGATCCAAAAAGCGCACTCAAGACACTGGCAAGTCGGTCCCTGCCAATGACATCAGAAAAATGAAAGCCAATTATATTTTGCCAGAAGACAGAGATaatatatttcaacaaataCAATACgtaggtttggacaaggaaaaTGCGCAGAAATTAGTCATACGCTATAATCAACAAAGTATTGGATAA